In Heliomicrobium undosum, the following proteins share a genomic window:
- the thiC gene encoding phosphomethylpyrimidine synthase ThiC: protein MQRGRHYGTQMERALRGEITPEMVQVAESEGWQPEALMAEIAAGRIVIPANNRRPRESYCGVGRGLRTKVNANIGTSKGTSGIEFEKRKLDISIECGADAVMDLSTGPDIDGVRRALIDGCPIAFGTVPIYQATVEAQEMKGAIINMTEEDILRGVQKQAEDGVDFMTIHCGLTMEAVERLRKHPRIADIVSRGGSFLTGWMLHHQRQNPFYAQFDRILEIAQEYDITLSLGDALRPGCIADATDRGQVQELMILGELVQRCRAAGVQVIVEGPGHVPMDQVEMNIKLQKRLCEEAPFYVLGPLVTDVAPGYDHITSAIGGAIAAAAGADFLCYVTPAEHLGLPDEQDVRQGVIASRIAGHAADLAKGIKGAMDWDKAMGKARKDLDWGEQRRLAMDPTAFDKHPHTRDKTGCSMCGPYCAMRIVSDYLGRPAGSC from the coding sequence ATGCAGCGAGGCAGACATTATGGAACGCAGATGGAAAGGGCTCTGCGAGGGGAAATCACGCCCGAGATGGTTCAGGTGGCCGAATCGGAGGGGTGGCAACCGGAAGCGCTGATGGCGGAGATCGCCGCCGGGCGGATCGTCATTCCGGCCAACAACCGCCGTCCCCGCGAGTCCTACTGCGGTGTGGGCCGGGGCCTGCGGACGAAGGTCAACGCCAACATCGGCACCTCGAAGGGAACATCGGGCATCGAGTTTGAAAAGCGCAAGCTGGACATCAGCATCGAGTGCGGCGCAGACGCTGTGATGGACCTGAGCACCGGTCCCGACATCGACGGCGTGCGCCGGGCGCTCATCGACGGCTGCCCCATCGCCTTCGGCACCGTGCCCATCTACCAGGCCACCGTGGAGGCCCAGGAGATGAAGGGCGCCATCATCAACATGACCGAGGAGGATATCCTGCGGGGCGTTCAGAAGCAGGCTGAAGATGGCGTCGATTTCATGACCATCCACTGTGGCCTGACGATGGAGGCTGTGGAGCGGTTGCGCAAGCACCCCCGCATCGCCGATATCGTCTCCCGCGGGGGCTCCTTCCTCACCGGTTGGATGCTCCACCACCAGCGCCAGAATCCCTTTTACGCGCAGTTCGATCGCATCCTGGAGATCGCCCAGGAGTATGACATCACCCTGAGCCTCGGTGACGCGCTGCGGCCCGGCTGCATCGCCGACGCTACCGACCGGGGCCAGGTGCAGGAACTGATGATCCTCGGCGAACTGGTCCAGCGCTGCCGCGCCGCCGGCGTGCAGGTGATCGTCGAAGGTCCCGGCCATGTGCCCATGGACCAAGTGGAAATGAACATCAAATTGCAGAAGCGGCTCTGTGAAGAAGCGCCCTTCTACGTGCTCGGGCCCCTCGTCACCGATGTGGCCCCCGGCTATGACCACATCACGTCGGCCATCGGCGGCGCCATCGCGGCGGCAGCCGGCGCCGACTTCCTCTGCTATGTGACGCCGGCGGAGCACCTGGGTCTTCCCGATGAGCAGGATGTCCGCCAGGGCGTCATCGCCTCCCGCATCGCCGGCCATGCCGCTGACCTGGCGAAGGGCATCAAAGGGGCCATGGACTGGGACAAAGCGATGGGCAAAGCCCGCAAGGATCTCGACTGGGGTGAACAGCGCCGTCTGGCGATGGATCCGACGGCCTTTGACAAGCACCCGCACACGCGCGACAAGACCGGCTGCTCCATGTGTGGTCCCTACTGCGCCATGCGCATCGTCAGCGATTACCTGGGGAGACCGGCAGGTTCCTGCTAG